In the bacterium genome, GACTGCGCGGACGTGGGGGCATTGCACTGTCGGGTGCCTCGGGGTTCACCCCGGGGACGGCGGTGGCCCGGGTTTGGTATCATTACGTCTGTATCGCTGCTCGTCGGACCCACGCGGGCAGCGTGTCATTGGAGGAAGCCCGATCGCTAAAGACCTTCGCGTAAACGAACAGATCCGCGTGCCGCAGGTGCGCGTGATCCGCGGCGACGAGCAGCTCGGTGTCCTGGACACGCGGGAGGCTCAGCGCCTGGCCGACGAGGCCAACCTCGACATGGTCGAGATCGCTCCCACGGCCCATCCGCCCGTGGTGAAGATCATGGACTACGGCAAGTTCAAGTATGAACAGGCCAAGAAGGAGCGCGAGTCACGCCGCGGCTCCAAGCAGGTCGAGTTGCGCGAAGTCCGGATGAAGGTCAAGATCGATACTCACGACCGCGACTTCAAGATCCGCACCGCCCGAAAGCTGCTGCTCGAGGGCGACAAGGTCAAGGTCTCCGTCATGCTCCGGGCGCGCGAGAACTCGCACCCCGAGGTGGC is a window encoding:
- the infC gene encoding translation initiation factor IF-3, giving the protein MAKDLRVNEQIRVPQVRVIRGDEQLGVLDTREAQRLADEANLDMVEIAPTAHPPVVKIMDYGKFKYEQAKKERESRRGSKQVELREVRMKVKIDTHDRDFKIRTARKLLLEGDKVKVSVMLRARENSHPEVAEELLKRVYTQLEDLADMERPPRLEGRFFSMTLDPAKKA